A stretch of Bacteroidales bacterium DNA encodes these proteins:
- a CDS encoding SBBP repeat-containing protein, whose product MKIKRLFSTAILCIFIINANAQLSFQQNNLQEVEKAEVTAKVNKTKIPWIKNTGQQQSEVAFYAETFSGTVFVTNTGEIVYSLPIDSAKSYVLRESFIKTNDVLKKSDVYGELQSQTKVNYFTGNNSDNWQSNVPTFQTVNLGEVWDGIEVKLNAYGNNIEKLFFINPGVAPENIQLKLYGAKKLIISQTGELIIKTPEGNIKFTEPVAYQTINNKKESVEVAYTTKGKTYGFEVGKYNSDYELVIDPLIASTFVGGTGRDDSWFLALDNIGNVFITGETSSSTYPTTAGAYNTTTNGNYDVFVSKFSPDLQTLLISTFLGGTNSDYCTSLAFDSNNNIYITGNTWSNNFPMAGTPYDNSLSGDYDVFVAKLNSDLSLLLASTYIGGTQQEKAYSIAADNTGSIFITGFTLSYGYPTTSGAYDETWNDGGIDAFISKFDSDLSTLSASTFLGGSANWDYCYSLAIDSYGNVFVTGHTYSHNFPSAGTPYEDTFQGAIDGFISKFTPDLSTLSVSTFVGSSEYDYCWSIKLDDSDNVYVTGHTSSSGFPTSETAYDKIFNGEIDAFVSKFTSDLNTLSASTFIGGSGWEKSYSIDFDNSGNVFITGYTTSSDFPVSTTAYDNSYNGSDDLFISKFTSDLSSLSASTFLGGILEDFGSEIAVDALGNVFVTGYTTSNNYPVTASAYDVSYAGDDDVFISKFDNTLSNLPEITLQPENQSICAGNNAIFSLTATGADSYQWQENTGSGFENIIDGGIYNGAETDTLTITGVSLDMTDYQYQCVVTNAYGEEISNIVVLTVCLPVSISSHPENQTICEGNDTIFGITAINADSYKWQVNTGSNFENITDGDIYSGAETDTLTITGAGFDMNTYEYQCIASNLCVDITSNSAFLMVSPTVYITSQPENQTVCEGNDTIFCITATDVDNYQWQVNTGSSFEDITDDDIYSGAKTDTLIITSVTANMNTYEYQCIIDNLCGDITSNIAVLTINPLVSINSQPENQTICEGNDTIFYITATNADSYKWQVNTGSSFEDITDGDVYSGTETDTLTITSATANMNTYQYQCVAGNSCGDITSNIAVLTVNPLVSITSQPENQTICEGNDTIFCIAATNVDSYQWQVNTGSGFEDITDGDVYSGTETDTLTITSATANMNTYQYQCVAGNSCGDITSNIAVLTVNPLVSISFQPENQTICEGNDTIFCITATNADNYQWQVNTGSNFEDITDDDIYSGAETDTLTITGANLDMNDYQYQCIIANSCGDITSNIAVLTVHQLVSITSQPISQEIQEDSNAVFTVIANGDITAYQWRKNEIPLSDTGNISGTTTNELTISNISQNDAGNYDCVITGECNEVITNLVSLTVLTSIETIQNIDDIKIYPNPTNGIFTIEGKDIQSIEITNINGQTIRQYSIDNLSADRQDNKSSIVNLKGQPKGIYFVKIWNNDFITIKKIVVE is encoded by the coding sequence ATGAAAATTAAACGTTTATTTTCAACTGCAATATTGTGCATATTCATTATAAATGCAAATGCTCAATTATCTTTTCAACAAAACAATTTACAGGAAGTAGAAAAAGCGGAAGTTACCGCAAAAGTTAACAAAACAAAAATCCCGTGGATAAAAAATACAGGACAACAGCAATCAGAAGTAGCATTTTATGCTGAAACATTTTCAGGTACAGTCTTTGTTACCAATACCGGTGAAATTGTTTATAGCTTACCTATTGACAGTGCTAAATCTTACGTTTTGCGTGAAAGTTTTATTAAAACAAACGACGTTTTGAAAAAATCAGATGTTTACGGAGAGTTGCAATCGCAAACAAAAGTAAACTACTTTACAGGCAATAATAGTGATAATTGGCAAAGTAATGTTCCAACTTTCCAAACAGTAAACCTTGGTGAAGTTTGGGATGGTATAGAAGTTAAACTAAATGCTTACGGAAATAATATTGAAAAACTTTTTTTTATAAATCCAGGTGTTGCTCCGGAAAATATACAACTTAAACTTTATGGTGCAAAAAAATTGATAATATCACAAACAGGTGAACTTATTATAAAAACACCCGAAGGTAATATTAAGTTTACAGAACCTGTTGCATATCAAACTATTAACAATAAAAAAGAATCTGTTGAAGTTGCTTATACTACAAAAGGTAAAACTTATGGATTTGAAGTAGGAAAATACAATTCGGATTATGAGCTTGTAATTGACCCGCTTATTGCTTCTACTTTTGTTGGTGGAACAGGCAGAGATGATTCTTGGTTTTTGGCTTTAGACAACATCGGGAATGTTTTTATTACGGGAGAAACATCATCAAGCACTTATCCTACAACAGCAGGAGCTTATAATACTACAACTAATGGCAATTATGACGTATTCGTCTCAAAATTCAGTCCTGATTTACAAACTTTATTGATTTCAACTTTTCTTGGAGGCACAAACTCTGATTATTGTACTTCACTTGCTTTTGATAGTAATAACAATATTTATATCACCGGAAATACTTGGTCAAATAATTTTCCTATGGCTGGAACGCCTTATGATAATTCACTTAGCGGTGATTATGATGTATTTGTTGCAAAATTAAATTCTGATTTAAGTTTATTATTAGCTTCAACATATATAGGAGGAACCCAACAAGAGAAAGCATATTCAATTGCAGCAGACAACACCGGCAGTATTTTTATAACAGGGTTCACTTTATCATACGGTTATCCTACAACTTCGGGAGCATACGATGAGACATGGAACGATGGAGGAATTGATGCTTTTATCTCGAAATTTGACTCCGATTTAAGTACACTTTCGGCATCTACTTTTCTCGGAGGGTCAGCAAACTGGGATTACTGTTATTCGCTTGCTATTGACAGCTACGGAAATGTTTTCGTAACAGGACATACGTATTCACATAATTTCCCGTCTGCCGGAACTCCTTATGAAGATACATTTCAAGGAGCTATTGACGGTTTTATTTCAAAATTTACTCCTGATTTAAGTACTTTATCAGTTTCTACTTTTGTAGGAAGTTCCGAATACGATTATTGTTGGTCAATAAAGCTTGACGATTCGGATAATGTATATGTTACAGGTCATACTTCATCAAGCGGTTTTCCAACATCTGAAACAGCTTATGATAAAATATTCAACGGTGAAATTGATGCGTTTGTTTCAAAATTTACTTCTGATTTAAACACCTTATCTGCTTCTACTTTTATAGGAGGTTCTGGCTGGGAAAAGTCATATTCAATTGATTTTGACAACTCTGGTAATGTTTTTATTACCGGATATACTACTTCTTCTGATTTCCCTGTATCTACAACAGCTTATGATAATTCGTATAACGGCTCTGATGATTTGTTTATTTCAAAATTTACTTCTGATTTAAGTTCTTTATCTGCTTCTACTTTTCTCGGAGGAATACTTGAAGATTTTGGCTCCGAAATTGCAGTTGATGCTTTGGGTAATGTTTTTGTAACCGGTTACACAACATCAAATAATTATCCGGTAACTGCTTCTGCTTACGATGTTTCTTATGCCGGAGATGATGATGTATTTATTTCAAAATTTGATAATACTTTATCTAATTTACCTGAAATCACTTTACAACCCGAAAATCAATCAATATGCGCAGGAAATAATGCAATTTTTTCTCTTACAGCAACAGGAGCAGATAGTTACCAGTGGCAAGAAAATACAGGAAGTGGATTTGAAAATATTATTGATGGAGGTATATATAATGGAGCCGAAACTGATACTCTGACAATTACAGGGGTAAGTTTAGATATGACTGATTATCAATATCAATGTGTTGTTACTAATGCGTATGGAGAGGAAATAAGTAATATTGTTGTTTTAACAGTTTGTTTGCCTGTTTCAATAAGCTCTCATCCGGAAAATCAAACAATATGCGAAGGAAATGATACAATTTTTGGTATTACAGCAATAAATGCAGATAGTTATAAATGGCAGGTAAATACAGGAAGCAATTTTGAAAATATTACTGACGGAGATATATACAGCGGAGCAGAAACTGATACACTAACGATTACAGGAGCCGGTTTTGATATGAATACTTATGAATATCAATGTATTGCTTCTAATTTATGCGTAGATATAACAAGTAATAGTGCATTTTTAATGGTAAGCCCAACAGTATATATAACTTCTCAGCCTGAAAACCAGACAGTTTGCGAAGGAAATGATACAATTTTTTGTATTACAGCAACAGATGTCGATAATTATCAATGGCAGGTAAATACAGGAAGCAGTTTTGAAGATATTACCGATGATGATATATACAGTGGAGCAAAAACTGACACACTGATAATTACAAGTGTTACAGCGAATATGAATACTTATGAATATCAATGTATTATTGATAATCTTTGCGGAGATATAACAAGTAATATAGCTGTTTTAACAATAAACCCATTAGTGTCAATAAACTCTCAACCTGAAAATCAAACAATTTGCGAAGGAAATGATACAATTTTTTACATTACAGCAACAAATGCCGATAGTTATAAATGGCAGGTAAATACAGGAAGTAGTTTTGAAGATATTACTGATGGAGATGTTTATAGCGGAACAGAAACTGATACACTGACAATTACAAGTGCTACAGCAAATATGAATACTTATCAATATCAATGTGTTGCTGGCAATTCATGCGGAGATATAACAAGTAATATTGCTGTTCTAACGGTAAATCCATTAGTATCAATAACTTCTCAGCCTGAAAACCAAACAATTTGCGAAGGAAATGATACAATTTTCTGTATTGCAGCAACAAATGTCGATAGTTATCAATGGCAAGTAAATACTGGCAGCGGATTTGAAGATATTACTGACGGAGATGTTTATAGCGGAACAGAAACTGATACACTGACAATTACAAGTGCTACAGCAAATATGAATACTTATCAATATCAATGTGTTGCTGGCAATTCATGCGGAGATATAACAAGTAATATTGCTGTTTTAACTGTAAATCCATTAGTATCAATAAGCTTTCAACCTGAAAACCAGACAATTTGCGAAGGAAATGATACAATTTTCTGTATTACAGCAACAAATGCCGATAATTATCAATGGCAAGTAAATACAGGAAGCAATTTTGAAGATATTACTGATGATGATATATACAGCGGAGCAGAAACTGATACTCTGACAATTACAGGAGCTAATTTAGACATGAACGATTATCAATATCAATGTATTATTGCTAACTCATGCGGGGATATAACAAGTAATATTGCTGTTTTAACAGTTCATCAACTTGTTTCTATTACTTCTCAACCAATATCACAAGAAATACAAGAAGATAGCAATGCTGTATTTACAGTAATTGCAAACGGTGATATAACAGCTTATCAATGGCGAAAAAACGAAATACCATTATCAGATACTGGGAATATTAGCGGAACAACA